The Ignavibacteria bacterium genome contains a region encoding:
- a CDS encoding M48 family metallopeptidase, with protein MKRFKKFYLLFLLLAAFSLECSTVPLTGRRQLDLVPASQMLSMSFQQYGEFLKQNKLSTDANATAMVKRVGQRIQHAVEKYMADNNLSDQLKGYQWEFNLVESKEVNAWCMPGGKVVVYTGILPLTQDESGLAVVLGHEISHAVAKHGDERMSQGLLTQLGGVALQVALQSKPQQTQQLFMAAFGVGAQVGILLPFSRTQESEADHLGLIFMSMAGYDPNTALSFWQRMAAQSKGAPPEFLSDHPSDQSRINKIKDEIPEAMKYYNKGS; from the coding sequence ATGAAGCGATTTAAGAAATTTTATTTGTTGTTCCTTTTGCTTGCCGCATTTTCTCTGGAATGCAGTACAGTTCCGCTTACGGGAAGAAGGCAGCTGGACCTGGTACCGGCTTCGCAGATGCTGTCCATGAGCTTCCAGCAGTACGGGGAATTCTTAAAGCAGAATAAGTTAAGTACTGACGCCAATGCCACGGCAATGGTAAAGCGTGTAGGTCAGAGGATTCAGCATGCAGTAGAAAAATACATGGCCGATAATAACCTTTCGGATCAGCTGAAGGGCTATCAGTGGGAGTTTAATCTTGTTGAAAGCAAGGAAGTAAACGCCTGGTGCATGCCGGGAGGAAAGGTTGTTGTTTATACGGGGATACTCCCTTTGACGCAGGATGAGTCGGGTCTGGCGGTGGTTCTCGGGCACGAGATTTCGCATGCTGTGGCAAAGCATGGCGATGAAAGGATGAGTCAGGGCCTATTAACCCAGCTTGGAGGTGTAGCCTTGCAGGTAGCACTTCAGAGCAAGCCGCAGCAGACTCAGCAGCTCTTTATGGCAGCCTTTGGGGTGGGAGCACAGGTAGGAATACTGCTGCCTTTCAGCCGCACGCAGGAAAGCGAGGCGGATCACCTGGGGCTTATATTCATGTCAATGGCGGGTTACGATCCTAATACGGCATTAAGTTTCTGGCAGAGAATGGCAGCCCAGAGCAAGGGAGCCCCTCCGGAGTTTTTAAGCGACCATCCTTCGGATCAGAGCAGAATAAATAAGATTAAGGATGAAATTCCCGAAGCGATGAAGTATTATAATAAAGGTTCATGA
- a CDS encoding potassium/proton antiporter, translating into MIPVEYYILISSILILISIGIARFSHNLGIPTLLLFIGIGMLAGSEGIGGIEFDNAYIAQTVGIIALIFILFSGGLGTDWTEVRPVLRDSLSLATLGVFLTAIITGLLAYMVLDLSLLACILIGSIVSSTDAAAVFAVLRSKNVSLKNRLKPLLELESGSNDPMAVFLTLGLIQLNLKPDTSLWNLLGLFLMQMGLGSVIGLASGRGIAFLINYLKVPYQGVYPVLLLASACFVYSATALLNGSGFLAVYIAGIVIGNQEIVHKKVLNRFFDSMAWLSQICVFLILGLLVFPSRLIKVTESGLLLSFFLIFIARPLSVFISMIFSKFSFREKLFISWVGLRGAVPIVLATFPLMYGVQGAGFFFSLVFFIVLTSALLQGWTINPMARLLKVDTPEVKVPQSPIEFSQVEGMDADLVDFYVFEGSKNVGKSLVELRLPHDSLVVLINRNENYIVPSGGTTIENGDILLILVSNENLNKVKEILSR; encoded by the coding sequence ATGATCCCTGTTGAATATTACATACTGATATCGTCTATATTGATACTTATAAGTATCGGGATCGCAAGATTTTCCCATAATCTTGGAATTCCTACTCTGCTACTTTTTATTGGCATAGGCATGCTTGCAGGCTCTGAGGGAATAGGAGGCATTGAGTTTGATAACGCATATATTGCCCAGACAGTAGGTATTATTGCGCTTATATTTATACTTTTTTCCGGAGGACTCGGCACCGACTGGACAGAGGTCAGGCCGGTTTTAAGGGATTCTTTAAGCCTGGCAACCCTGGGAGTATTTCTTACGGCAATAATTACGGGTCTATTGGCTTACATGGTGCTTGACCTTTCATTATTGGCCTGTATTTTAATCGGTTCAATTGTATCCTCGACCGATGCAGCAGCAGTCTTTGCGGTACTGAGGTCAAAGAATGTTTCGCTGAAGAACAGGCTAAAACCGCTTCTTGAATTGGAATCGGGCAGTAATGATCCGATGGCGGTTTTTCTTACTCTGGGGCTTATACAGTTAAATCTGAAGCCGGATACTTCCCTTTGGAATCTGCTTGGATTGTTTTTGATGCAGATGGGGCTGGGATCTGTAATTGGTTTAGCTTCAGGAAGAGGGATTGCATTCCTTATAAATTATCTAAAAGTACCCTACCAGGGTGTTTACCCGGTATTACTGCTGGCGTCTGCATGTTTTGTATATTCAGCTACAGCCTTACTTAACGGCAGCGGTTTTCTTGCCGTTTATATTGCGGGCATTGTAATCGGGAATCAGGAAATAGTTCACAAAAAAGTCCTGAACAGGTTTTTCGACAGCATGGCGTGGTTAAGCCAGATTTGTGTGTTCCTGATACTGGGACTTCTTGTATTTCCTTCCAGGCTGATAAAAGTAACTGAAAGCGGGCTTTTATTGTCGTTCTTTCTGATCTTTATTGCCCGGCCGCTGAGTGTGTTTATTTCGATGATCTTTTCAAAATTCAGCTTCAGGGAAAAGCTCTTTATTTCGTGGGTTGGATTAAGAGGTGCGGTTCCGATCGTATTGGCAACTTTCCCATTGATGTATGGCGTTCAGGGAGCAGGTTTTTTCTTTAGTCTTGTTTTCTTTATTGTGCTTACATCGGCACTGCTTCAGGGATGGACAATAAACCCCATGGCAAGGCTCCTGAAGGTTGATACTCCGGAGGTGAAAGTGCCGCAATCCCCGATTGAGTTTTCGCAGGTTGAAGGGATGGATGCAGACCTGGTGGACTTTTATGTTTTTGAGGGCTCGAAGAACGTGGGGAAATCGCTTGTAGAGCTCAGGCTTCCTCACGACAGCCTGGTAGTCCTTATAAACCGCAATGAAAACTATATTGTGCCATCCGGAGGGACAACAATTGAAAATGGGGATATTTTACTTATATTGGTCTCAAATGAGAACCTGAACAAGGTAAAAGAAATACTTTCCCGCTGA
- a CDS encoding CoA ester lyase: MNKILETKEFSSKPRRSVLSVPGHIQKMHLKASKSNADVIMLDLEDSVPVDSKEEARSVVLSSLKETDWADKTVSVRVNAVDTPFAYKDIISLVEEAGDRIDSIVIPKVESTADSHFVSRLLDGIESSAGNRKKIALELSIETAEGMENISEIARSTERAVSLVFGIADFSASIGARLISISGHGENEEAIYPGHRWHYALSRMVVAAKANGLQVIDAPFGNYNDPEGLRKSCELSLALGCDGKWAIHPSQIDVINEVYSPSPEEIERARRIVEAHMEAESQGRGAVSLDGRMVDRATIRLAKALLNKAEYLGLK; encoded by the coding sequence ATGAATAAAATCTTGGAAACAAAAGAATTTTCTTCAAAACCCCGCCGCTCCGTTTTGTCGGTGCCGGGACATATACAAAAAATGCACCTTAAGGCATCTAAATCCAACGCCGACGTTATAATGCTCGACCTGGAGGACAGCGTACCCGTCGACTCTAAAGAAGAAGCCAGAAGTGTGGTCCTGTCTTCTCTTAAAGAAACCGACTGGGCAGATAAAACCGTTTCAGTCAGAGTAAACGCGGTCGATACACCTTTTGCATATAAGGATATTATAAGCCTTGTAGAGGAAGCAGGAGATAGAATAGATTCAATTGTTATCCCTAAGGTGGAAAGCACTGCCGACTCCCATTTCGTAAGCCGCCTTTTGGACGGCATTGAAAGCAGCGCCGGGAATAGAAAAAAAATCGCCCTTGAACTCAGCATCGAAACTGCCGAAGGCATGGAAAACATTTCTGAAATCGCCCGCTCCACTGAAAGAGCCGTCTCTTTGGTCTTCGGAATAGCCGACTTTTCTGCCTCCATCGGGGCGCGCCTGATATCAATTTCAGGTCACGGTGAAAATGAAGAGGCTATCTACCCCGGCCACCGCTGGCATTACGCCTTAAGCCGTATGGTTGTGGCGGCAAAGGCAAATGGGCTCCAGGTAATTGACGCCCCCTTCGGAAATTATAATGACCCCGAAGGCCTCAGGAAATCCTGTGAACTCTCCCTTGCCTTGGGCTGCGACGGCAAATGGGCAATCCATCCCTCGCAAATTGACGTCATAAATGAAGTTTATTCTCCATCCCCGGAGGAAATTGAACGCGCCAGGAGAATTGTCGAAGCCCACATGGAGGCGGAATCCCAGGGCCGCGGCGCCGTATCGCTCGATGGCCGCATGGTCGACCGCGCAACCATCCGCTTGGCAAAGGCCCTGCTTAATAAAGCGGAATATCTGGGTTTGAAATAA
- a CDS encoding ribulokinase, with translation MKKYSLGLDFGTNSCRAIIADLSDGSEIASAVFNYPSGQSGIITDPGNPSVARQNPQDYIEGLEYIIKASIESARSTKDFDARDIISIGVDATSSSVLPVDENMTPLCMKPEFRNNLNAMVWLWKDHSSISESEKITRLAKDKRPLYLMKIGGVYSVEWFWSKILHCLNEDPEVFHKAFSFVEISDYIPAVLTGETDSRNIKRCISAAGHKAMYNDEWGGLPDEQFLALVHPELALLRGRLYEKAVPSIIPAGNLSRLWAEKLGLSESVVISTGCVDAHAGAVGSGIEPGKLVKIIGTSTCDMMIWPKDKPVNYLPGISGVVPDSIVPGYYGIEAGQPAVGDMLLWFVKELTPAEYGNTLKEKFNSLGLEAMKLSAGETGLLALDWNNGNRSVFMDPRLSGLILGQSLYTSAPEIYRALIESTAFGALTIINRLEENGLGFKDIIACGGLALNNPLLMQIYADVTGKTIHLAKSEQTGALGAAILSSVAAGKEKGGFMSLEEARGKMTGIAKSYYPDAENGKTYKELFSLYTQLYESFGTASWHGNLSNVMKTLIKIRDEKRKLK, from the coding sequence ATGAAAAAATATTCACTGGGACTCGATTTCGGCACAAACTCCTGCCGCGCTATTATTGCGGACCTTTCTGACGGAAGTGAAATAGCCTCCGCGGTTTTTAACTACCCATCGGGCCAAAGCGGCATAATTACAGATCCCGGGAACCCTTCGGTCGCCAGGCAGAATCCGCAGGACTATATTGAAGGCCTGGAGTACATAATTAAAGCCTCAATTGAATCCGCCCGCAGCACTAAGGACTTTGATGCCCGGGATATTATCAGTATCGGCGTCGACGCCACCTCAAGCAGCGTTCTTCCCGTAGATGAAAACATGACCCCTTTATGCATGAAGCCTGAATTTAGGAATAACCTTAACGCCATGGTCTGGCTCTGGAAGGATCATTCGAGTATTAGTGAGTCTGAAAAAATAACCCGCCTGGCAAAGGATAAACGCCCTCTTTATCTCATGAAAATTGGAGGCGTGTACTCCGTCGAATGGTTCTGGAGCAAGATCCTGCACTGTTTAAATGAAGACCCTGAGGTTTTCCACAAGGCTTTCAGCTTTGTTGAAATATCGGACTATATACCTGCCGTTTTAACAGGGGAGACTGACTCCCGTAATATTAAACGCTGCATCTCTGCTGCAGGCCATAAGGCGATGTATAACGATGAATGGGGAGGACTTCCTGACGAACAGTTCCTTGCTCTCGTTCACCCTGAACTTGCCCTCCTGAGGGGAAGGCTTTATGAAAAAGCCGTCCCATCCATAATCCCCGCAGGAAATCTTTCCAGGCTCTGGGCAGAAAAACTTGGGCTTTCTGAAAGTGTGGTAATTTCCACGGGTTGCGTTGATGCACACGCGGGAGCCGTAGGCTCAGGAATTGAACCCGGCAAACTGGTTAAAATTATAGGCACCAGCACGTGCGACATGATGATATGGCCCAAGGATAAACCGGTTAATTACCTTCCAGGCATTAGCGGCGTCGTCCCCGATTCAATTGTCCCTGGATACTACGGCATTGAAGCCGGGCAGCCTGCTGTTGGCGACATGCTCCTCTGGTTCGTAAAGGAACTTACTCCCGCTGAATATGGCAATACTCTAAAGGAGAAGTTTAACAGCCTGGGCCTTGAGGCCATGAAGCTCTCGGCAGGGGAAACAGGTCTCCTGGCACTCGACTGGAATAACGGCAACCGCTCGGTTTTTATGGATCCCCGGCTAAGCGGCCTCATACTGGGGCAAAGCCTCTACACCTCGGCACCTGAAATCTACCGCGCTTTAATCGAATCTACCGCCTTCGGGGCACTGACAATCATTAACAGACTGGAAGAAAACGGGCTCGGCTTTAAGGATATTATTGCATGCGGAGGCTTGGCGCTTAATAACCCTCTCCTAATGCAGATCTATGCCGATGTAACGGGTAAGACCATTCACCTGGCAAAAAGTGAACAGACCGGTGCCCTGGGTGCCGCAATCCTTTCAAGCGTTGCAGCAGGGAAAGAAAAAGGCGGCTTTATGAGCCTTGAAGAAGCCCGCGGGAAAATGACAGGAATTGCAAAATCCTATTATCCTGACGCTGAAAATGGTAAAACGTACAAAGAGCTCTTTTCCTTATACACACAGCTTTATGAATCCTTCGGAACAGCCTCATGGCACGGAAACCTTAGTAACGTCATGAAAACTTTAATTAAAATCCGTGACGAAAAAAGAAAATTAAAATAG
- a CDS encoding alcohol dehydrogenase catalytic domain-containing protein — MKSVLLTGIKKLELKDTPVPEIKHDNEVLLRLATVGVCGSDIHYFNEGRIGDQVITFPFSIGHECSAIVEKVGTGVKKIKPGQKVAVEPAISCGHCDQCLSGRPHTCRNLRFMGAPGQYEGCLSEYVVMPEENCFVIDESMSSLNAALVEPLSIGAYAVKLAGEGDYKNIAILGSGPIGLSVLLALEKNPGRKIFVTDKLNYRLDAAKRLGAFWTANPGQTDIAKSLNQIEPLQMDIVFECCGQQQALDQAVDILKPGGKLMIVGIPETDTIQFNISKLRRKEITIQNVRRQNNSIPDAIRLALDNPQAAETMITHIFNLNEAQKAFETVAAYKDGVIKAMIKLGD; from the coding sequence ATGAAATCTGTCCTCCTTACAGGAATAAAAAAACTGGAACTAAAGGACACCCCGGTGCCCGAAATTAAACACGATAACGAAGTCCTCCTCAGACTTGCCACCGTCGGCGTCTGCGGCTCCGATATCCACTACTTTAACGAAGGCCGCATCGGCGACCAGGTGATTACTTTTCCGTTCTCTATCGGACATGAATGCTCGGCTATTGTTGAAAAAGTTGGAACAGGCGTGAAAAAAATTAAGCCGGGTCAAAAGGTTGCCGTGGAACCCGCAATATCCTGCGGACACTGCGACCAGTGCCTATCTGGCCGCCCGCACACATGCCGTAATCTCCGCTTCATGGGCGCTCCCGGCCAGTATGAAGGATGCTTGTCTGAATATGTTGTAATGCCTGAGGAAAACTGCTTTGTAATTGACGAGAGTATGTCCTCTCTTAACGCGGCCCTCGTTGAACCCCTTTCAATCGGCGCCTACGCCGTTAAGCTTGCAGGAGAAGGGGATTATAAGAACATCGCCATACTGGGCTCAGGACCCATTGGCTTAAGCGTGCTCCTGGCTTTGGAGAAAAATCCCGGAAGAAAAATATTCGTTACAGATAAACTTAACTACCGCCTGGATGCGGCAAAAAGGCTCGGCGCCTTCTGGACTGCCAACCCCGGTCAAACAGATATCGCAAAATCCTTAAACCAAATTGAACCCCTGCAGATGGATATTGTCTTTGAATGCTGCGGACAGCAGCAGGCGCTGGACCAGGCAGTGGACATACTTAAACCGGGCGGCAAACTTATGATCGTAGGCATTCCGGAGACGGATACCATTCAGTTCAACATAAGTAAACTCAGGCGCAAGGAAATTACCATTCAAAACGTCAGACGCCAGAATAACTCTATACCCGATGCTATCAGGCTCGCTTTAGATAACCCTCAGGCCGCGGAAACGATGATTACTCACATCTTTAATCTTAACGAAGCCCAGAAAGCTTTTGAAACTGTTGCCGCATATAAAGACGGCGTTATTAAAGCCATGATTAAACTTGGCGACTAA
- a CDS encoding sigma-70 family RNA polymerase sigma factor: MKITKQFTNRESQSLDKYLQEIGKVELLTADQEIELARRIRNGDQAALETLTKANLRFVVSVAKQYQNQGLSLGDLINEGNLGLIKAAKRFDETKGFKFISYAVWWIRQSILQAIGEHSRIVRLPLNRVGVLNKIGKAYNSLEQEYERQPSADELAKELDMDVSEVTYALEIAGRHVSMDAPFSQGEDNSNNLLDVIPNEQEAAPDTSLMSESLKSEIESALSTLTEREAIVIRYYFGLDTENSLTLEELGEKLNLTRERVRQIKEKALRRLRHASRSKNLMVYLG, from the coding sequence TTGAAAATAACAAAGCAATTTACTAACAGGGAAAGTCAGTCTCTCGATAAGTATTTACAGGAAATTGGCAAGGTAGAGCTTTTAACCGCAGATCAGGAAATTGAGTTAGCCCGGAGGATCAGGAATGGAGATCAGGCCGCTCTTGAAACTTTAACTAAAGCCAACTTAAGGTTCGTTGTCAGCGTGGCAAAACAATACCAGAACCAGGGCCTCTCCCTTGGAGATCTCATAAATGAAGGAAACTTGGGCCTCATCAAAGCTGCAAAGAGATTTGATGAAACTAAAGGCTTCAAGTTTATCTCTTATGCTGTATGGTGGATCCGCCAGTCAATCCTTCAGGCTATTGGCGAACATTCACGTATCGTCCGCTTGCCCCTTAACAGAGTAGGCGTTCTTAATAAAATTGGTAAAGCATACAACTCACTCGAACAGGAATACGAACGCCAGCCTAGCGCAGATGAACTGGCTAAAGAGCTGGATATGGACGTCAGTGAGGTTACTTATGCCCTCGAAATCGCAGGACGCCACGTCTCTATGGATGCTCCTTTTTCTCAGGGTGAAGACAACAGCAACAATCTCCTCGATGTTATCCCTAACGAACAGGAGGCTGCACCAGATACCAGCTTAATGAGCGAATCACTCAAAAGCGAAATTGAAAGCGCACTTTCCACTCTTACTGAAAGAGAGGCTATAGTAATCAGGTACTACTTCGGCCTGGATACCGAAAACTCGCTTACTTTGGAAGAACTCGGCGAAAAACTGAACCTGACAAGAGAAAGAGTCCGCCAGATCAAGGAAAAAGCACTCCGCAGACTCAGACACGCTTCCCGCAGCAAAAACCTTATGGTCTATTTAGGCTAA